The Rhopalosiphum maidis isolate BTI-1 chromosome 1, ASM367621v3, whole genome shotgun sequence genome has a segment encoding these proteins:
- the LOC113560483 gene encoding uncharacterized protein F13E9.13, mitochondrial produces MNTIQNIFKAKLNNVFGMIHVKPLPGTPLYGRSIKQIIYSACKEAEIYMKYGIDGIVVENMHDIPYVPAKEIGPEIVSSMTRICTSVKQVVPEHVPCGLQILAAANEEAIAVAHATDFQFIRAEGFVFGHVADEGYMDACAGKLLRYRKSIGAEDVCIFTDIKKKHSSHAITQDVSLIETAKAAEFFLTDGVIVTGTATGQPAKPYDVVEVKKCVTVPVLVGSGITVNNVHKYKGADGFIIGSHFKKDGMWQNELNETVILEFMNCLKNN; encoded by the exons atgaacaccatacaaaatattttcaaggcCAAATTGAATAATGTCTTTGGGATGATTCATGTTAAACCATTACCAG gtACACCGTTATATGGTAgaagtataaaacaaataatatactcagCCTGCAAGGAGGctgaaatatatatgaaatatggaATA GACGGTATTGTTGTTGAAAATATGCATGACATACCTTACGTGCCTGCCAAAGAAATAGGTCCAGAAATTGTATCCTCAATGACTAGAATTTGTACATCGGTTAAACAAGTGGTACCTGAACATGTACCTTGTGGTCTCCAA ATATTGGCTGCAGCTAATGAAGAAGCAATTGCTGTTGCACATGCAACAGATTTCCAGTTTATTAGGGCTGAAGGTTTTGTTTTTGGCCACGTTGCTGATGAAGGTTACATGGATGCATGTGCTGGTAAGTTATTGAGATATCGCAAATCAATAGGAGCAGAAGATGTGTGTATATTtacagatataaaaaaaaaacacag TTCACATGCTATCACTCAAGATGTAAGTCTGATTGAAACTGCTAAAGcagcagaattttttttaactgatgGAGTTATAGTAACAGGTACTGCAACTGGACAACCCGCCAAACCATATGATGTAgttg AAGTGAAAAAGTGTGTGACTGTTCCAGTACTTGTAGGATCTGGTATAACTGTTAACAATGTACATAAGTACAAAGGTGCTGATGGATTCATAATTGGATCTCACTTCAAGAAAGATGGCAT GTGGCAAAATGAACTTAACGAGActgttattttagaatttatgaactgcttaaaaaataactga
- the LOC113550462 gene encoding serine/threonine-protein kinase Aurora-2-like has translation MSSFALKSKENRMQRPRIPPVTTISSNTSSASGRTVGFGTTTTTVTTAKPVGAQYRRSVTTTISKTPDLLHPPKFGGQQLSNRSCKPDITKNLPTKTTQKPPSQPCEPTAQARIPSKEVFKIPTVANIPKRNAQVTKPPTTVNQLQNNMKAASLEEKPCTEQENNKNMGLTDKKDEMKWTLDNFDIGKALGKGKFGNVYLAREKSSGFIVALKVLFKTQILKANVEHQLKREIEIQTHLRHPNIVRMFGYFHDDARVYMILEYAPKQLYKELQAQENQRFSEVRAALYIKQLTEALIYCHDKNIIHRDIKPENLLLTKAGDLKIADFGWSVHTRDSKRMTLCGTLDYLPPEMVSGNSHDKSVDVWSVGVLLYEILVGKPPFEAPTYEETYKRILNAQYIFPQHVAPLARDLISRLLRVKPESRLPLQELLLHDWIKLHTNLLK, from the exons ATGAGTAGTTTCGCGCTCAAGTCAAAAGAAAACCGAATGCAGAGACCGCGGATACCTCCGGTAACCACCATTTCCTCAAACACATCGTCCGCATCTGGTCGCACCGTGGGTTTTGGAACGACCACGACCACCGTTACAACTGCAAAGCCAGTTGGTGCGCAGTACCGCCGATCAGTGACTACTACTATTAGCAAGACACCGGATTTATTACACCCGCCCAAGTTTGGTGGCCAACAGCTGTCCAACCGCAGTTGCAAGCCAGACATCACTAAAAATCTGCCTACCAAAACCACACAGAAACCACCATCACAACCATGTGAACCGACAGCCCAGGCAAG GATTCCCTCCAaagaagtatttaaaattccaaCTGTTGCCAATATACCAAAAAGAAATGCACAAGTGACCAAACCACCTACAACGGTTAATCAACTCCAGAATAATATGAAAGCAGCCAGTCTTGAAGAAAAACCTTGTACTgaacaagaaaataataaaaatatgggtCTAACAGATAAAAAAGATGA aatgaAATGGACTTtggataattttgatattggaAAAGCTTTGGGAAAAGGAAAATTTGGAAATGTGTATCTTGCCAGAGAAAAGAGCTCTGGATTTATTGTTGctcttaaagttttatttaaaacgcaAATTTTAAAAGCAAATGTTGAGCATCAGCTCAAAAGagaaattgaaattcaaacacatttaag gcACCCTAATATTGTACGTATGTTTGGATATTTCCATGATGATGCTAGAGTATATATGATCCTAGAGTATGCACCCAAACAACTTTATAAAGAACTACAAGCTCAAGAAAATCAACGTTTCTCTGAAGTgag GGCAGCATTGTATATTAAGCAATTAACAGAAGCATTGATATATTgccatgataaaaatattatacatcgtgATATAAAACCAGAGAATCTTCTACTTACTAAAGCTGGTGACTTAAAAATTGCTGATTTCGGGTGGTCTGTACATACACGTGATtccaa gcGTATGACGTTATGTGGAACCTTGGACTATTTACCACCAGAAATGGTCAGTGGCAATTCCCATGATAAATCAGTTGATGTGTGGAGTGTAGGTGTTTTATTGTATGAGATTTTAGTTGGTAAACCACCTTTTGAAGCTCCAACATATGAAGAAacatataaaagaatattaaatgcCCAATATATTTTCCCACAACATGTTGCTCCACTTGCTAGAGATCTCATATCACgt ttattaagaGTAAAACCGGAGAGTCGCTTACCTCTCCAAGAATTGTTACTACATGACTGGATAAAACTACACACAAATCTCTTAaagtaa
- the LOC113550463 gene encoding uncharacterized protein LOC113550463, producing the protein MKVSAATAVLVALVATVQSSDPCNISTCYKSGTTKPPTTVTPTRLPVQSSSTPTSHQQTTYAKDHTHSSIAAKSGANVTATTASGTTVNGTERPTVAKSSSGVAGNATTPKPTMTEGHVALKQKLNTIAVKCKDELHAPQEIMALVSNTVVPQNEQQRCYLECVYKNLNLIKNNKFSVDDGKAMARIRFANQPEEHKKAVTIIETCEKEAIIDPKTTEKCAAGRVIRNCFVKNGEKINFFPKA; encoded by the exons ATGAAGGTATCTGCAGCGACCGCCGTCCTGGTCGCTCTGGTCGCCACCGTGCAG AGCTCAGACCCATGTAATATATCCACTTGTTACAAGAGTGGAACCACGAAGCCACCGACGACCGTGACGCCCACTCGTCTTCCGGTGCAGTCATCGTCTACGCCAACCAGCCATCAACAAACCACGTACGCTAAGGACCATACGCATAGTTCGATCGCCGCTAAGTCTGGAGCTAATGTCACGGCTACGACAGCCAGCGGAACGACTGTCAACGGCACGGAACGGCCAACCGTCGCAAAGTCTTCCTCCGGGGTAGCTGGAAATGCCACCACACCAAAACCAACA ATGACAGAAGGACATGTAGCTTTGAAACAGAAGTTGAACACAATTGCGGTAAAGTGCAAGGATGAGCTGCACGCACCTCAGGAAATCATGGCACTGGTCAGCAACACGGTGGTACCACAGAATGAACAGCAAAGGTGTTATTTAGAGTGTGTatacaaaaatctaaatttgatCAAGAATAACAAGTTCAGTGTGGACGATGGCAAGGCGATGGCTAGGATACGCTTCGCCAATCAACCCGAAGAGCACAAGAAGGCGGTGACAATAATAGAAACTTGCGAAAAAGAAG CTATTATCGATCCAAAAACCACCGAAAAATGCGCGGCTGGACGAGTGATTAGAAATTGCTTCGTTAAAAACGGAGAAAAA ataaatttctTTCCTAAAGCATAA
- the LOC113560482 gene encoding FYVE, RhoGEF and PH domain-containing protein 4, translated as MDEMNSFVPMTPPNHFVKELRGVLDQQNILSAKTKQKVLRDLDQHICDDNEKRIAKLRIRSIQEICVSETNYIHQLDKLITYFKRPMEEQKLASSQVISKLFGNVETILNVNKELLVQLHPAKENIGQVFLNTAPFLKLYSVYAFNYKNVLDTLQDLPKSHPKLYRFICTQESRPEVSAKLNSLLITPIQRIPRYLMLLRELQNYTPIEHQGYNDIKASVEQISKVADHINNLVQEQENMSRLVSIQRSLSGCGKVNIVLPGRKLIKEGPLMKVSPEGSTSIPRYLILLSDMILYCKEWVDPEKLVCLRVLPLNKCEAKSVMYKRGLFSINCQSVEFVFYTMDAPHATCSWVEMLQQSIDKCKANSLMPVKRCGPLKLVKRKKENNTIRNDDNCYSSPTKKMKSLNSLKDTTIVKSNQQMSYMASARNLVFSFGSTLKKLVGRNSV; from the exons ATGGACGAAATGAATTCGTTTGTGCCTATGACGCCGCCGAATCATTTTGTCAAAGAACTGCGAGGAGTGTTGGATCAACAAAACATACTTTCGGCCAAAACCAAACAAAaag TATTGCGAGACTTGGACCAACATATTTGTGATGACAATGAAAAACGCATCGCAAAGTTGAGGATTCGATCTATTCAAGAAATATGCGTCTccgaaacaaattatattcaccAGTTAGACAAATTGATCACA TATTTTAAACGTCCAATGGAAGAACAAAAACTTGCTTCAAGCCAAGTCATCAGTAAATTATTTGGCAATGTTGAGACAATTCTGAATGTGAATAAAGAATTATTGGTTCAATTACATCCGGCCAAAGAAAATATTGGACAAGTTTTCTTGAATACTGCTCCTTTTCTTAAACTTTATTCAGTTTACGCATTCAATTACAAGAACGTATTGGATACActtcaa gattTACCAAAATCTCATCCAAAACTTTATCGCTTTATATGTACACAAGAATCAAGGCCAGAAGTATCTGCTAAATTGAATTCACTTTTAATAACTCCCATTCAAAGAATACCTCGTTATCTAATGCTTTTACGTGAACTTCAGAATTATACTCCTATTGAACATCAaggttataatgatattaaag ctTCTGTAGAACAAATAAGTAAAGTTGCAGaccatattaataacttagttCAAGAACAAGAAAACATGTCCAGATTAGTAAGCATTCAACGTAGTCTTTCAGGTTGTGGCAAAGTTAACATTGTACTACCAGgacgtaaattaattaaagaagGTCCTCTGATGAAAGTATCACCTGAGGGCAGTACATCTATTCCCCGTTACTTAATATTGCTTAGTGACATGATACTATATTGTAAAGAGTGGGTGGACCCAGAAAAGTTGGTTTGTCTCAGAGTATTGCCACTCAATAAGTGTGAAGCCAAATCTGTCATGTACAAAAGAGgattgttttcaataaattgtcaGTCTGtagaatttgtattttacacgATGGATGCACCTCATGCTACATGTTCTTGGGTAGAAATGTTACAGCAATCTATTGACAAG TGCAAAGCCAACTCTTTGATGCCAGTAAAAAGATGCGGTCCTTTGAAATTAGTCAAAagaaaaaaggaaaataacaCAATTAGAAATGATGACAATTGTTATTCAAGTccaactaaaaaaatgaaatcattaaatagtcttaaa GATACAACAATTGTTAAATCAAATCAACAAATGTCATATATGGCTTCAGCAAGAAAtcttgtttttagttttggatcaacattaaaaaaattagtgggAAGAAATTCAGtatag